Below is a genomic region from Persicimonas caeni.
GTGTCGTTCCACTTGTCAGCTCCCCTTCTGCGGCGACGCAGTCATCGACGCAGGCGAGTCTTGCGATGACGGGGCGGCCAACTCCGACACCGAAGCGGACGCCTGCCGTACCACGTGCGAGCCGGCTACTTGTGGCGATGCAGTCGTCGACAGCGGTGAGGAATGCGACGAGGGGGCCGATAACTCCGACGTGGAGCCCGACGCCTGTCGGAAGAGCTGCGAACTCGCCTCGTGTGGCGATGCAGTCGTCGACTCGGGTGAGTCGTGTGACGACGGCGACGCCAACAGTGACACCGAGCCGGATGCGTGCAGCACCGTCTGCGCCACGCCTACCTGTGGCGACGGCGTGGCCGACACCGGCGAAGAGTGTGACGAGGGGGCCGACAACTCCGACGCGGTCGCCGACGCCTGCCGCACGACCTGCGTTGCCGCCTACTGTGGCGACGGCGTGGTCGACACCGGCGAGGAGTGCGACGGCGGCGACGCCAATAGTGACACCGAAGCCGATGCCTGCCGACCGGGCTGTGTCGCCGCCTTCTGCGGAGACGGCGTGGTCGACACCGGCGAGGAGTGTGATGGTGGCGAGGACTGCACCGAAGTGTGCACCCAGGTAGTCACGGCGAACAATGCCGCGGCCGAAGACGGTTGCGGGTGCAGCAGCACCTCCGACGGATTCGAGCCGCCGTCCGAAGCCCTCTTCCTCCTGCTTCTCCTCGGGATTCGTCGCCGCAGACGCGACTGATCCTCACCGTCGGCGCCCGGCACAGGCCATCACGGCCGGGCGCCGACGGACTCTTCGACGGGATATTCTTGTGTCCCGCGCCATGCTTCGATATGCATAACCCAGACGGTTATAGCACCAGCCGCGCTCGAGTTGTGACGCGGCTTCCCGAGGTATTGCGATGGCTCCCAAAATCTTTGTTGCACTGGCTGGAAATATTGGCGCGGGCAAGAGCACCGCAGCGCGCATTTTGGCGCGTCATTACGGCTTCGAACTGTTCCACGAACCGGTTCTCGAGAACCGGTTTTTGAAGTCGTACTACCGCGACATGGGCCGCTGGAGCTTCACGCTGCAGATGGAGTTTCTGCTCAAGCGCATCGAGCACCACATGCTCATCGAGCGCCACCACGGCTCGTGCATCCAAGATCGCACGCTGATCGAAGATCCGGAGATCTTTGCCAAATACCTGCACGGGCTCGGCCACATGACCGACCAAGAGCTCGACCTGTACTTCGACTACTTCAAGCGATTCAACACACAGGTCTCGCAGCCCGACAAGGTGATTTTGCTGCACACCCCCGATGTGAACGTGTTGCTACGAAGGATCGCCCAGCGCGGGCGTGAAGAGGAGAGCGGGATCACCGCCGACTTCTTGAAGGGGCTGAACGGATACTACGATTCGTTCGCCTCGGTCGCGCGGCGAAAGTACGACCTGGATGTGCTCACGATCGACGTCACCGACCGCGACATCCGCGAGGGAGAGGGAAAGGAGCGCTTTTTGCGCGAAGTGCACGCCTTTTTGACCGAAGACCTCCCCGAGTCCAACGAGCTGCCGTTCGCGCTCGTCACGCCCGAAGAAGCCTAGTCGTCACGATTAGAGGGCGTAGCGCAACACGAAAAATCCGATGATGAACAGCGCAGCGATGCCGACAAGCGTGTAAGTAAATCGCTTGTTGGCTTCGGCTTCGTTCTTCTGGCTGCGGTTCTTTGCTTTCCGACGTCGTTTGGCCATGGCTCTAATCTAGAAAACGGTCGATTTTTAGAAAACGGTCGATTTTAGAGAACGGTCAACTCACCGTGGAGAGCGGACACTCTGCCGCTGTCCAAGCTAGACTATCCAATTGGAGCCCTATTGAGCAAGTTGCGCATCAACAGCTTGTTGGCAACTTCTTCGGCGGGTCAGTGCTCCGAGTAGAGGCGTCGAAGAATATCGCTTCGACTGATGATTCCCACCATTCGCTGGCCGTCACATACCGGCATGCGGCCAATATCCTGCTGGGTCATCTGCTCGAGCGCGTCTTCGATGGGCTCGTCTGGGGCGATGACCACGGGATTGTGACTCATATGACTGGCGACGGGCAGGTCAAGTTTGTC
It encodes:
- a CDS encoding deoxynucleoside kinase — its product is MAPKIFVALAGNIGAGKSTAARILARHYGFELFHEPVLENRFLKSYYRDMGRWSFTLQMEFLLKRIEHHMLIERHHGSCIQDRTLIEDPEIFAKYLHGLGHMTDQELDLYFDYFKRFNTQVSQPDKVILLHTPDVNVLLRRIAQRGREEESGITADFLKGLNGYYDSFASVARRKYDLDVLTIDVTDRDIREGEGKERFLREVHAFLTEDLPESNELPFALVTPEEA